In the Micromonospora narathiwatensis genome, one interval contains:
- a CDS encoding serine hydrolase, translated as MTWEELDAHLDKVPGTVSAYVGRLDARPAWTRQADATHYAASTMKAAVLVALYRAAESGRLDLDAPIPVHNVFDSALAGAPRYANDRDYDNDEAVWARVGGTAPLRWLAERMIIRSSNLATNIVIGHVGLPAVAEAWALAGARHSVTGRGIEDYAARDAGIDNLVTAADLAALLGELALGARRSGPLAAPAGCTSMLDVLFAQEHREDLAAGLPDGTRIAHKNGWVRGIRHGAGVVFPADAPPYAIVVCTTTDLADGGPSGEETEDDACRLIANISAQVWASRHELAD; from the coding sequence ATGACCTGGGAGGAACTCGACGCGCATCTCGACAAGGTGCCCGGCACCGTCTCCGCGTACGTGGGACGGCTCGACGCCCGGCCCGCCTGGACGCGGCAGGCCGACGCCACCCACTACGCGGCCAGCACCATGAAGGCGGCCGTGCTGGTGGCGCTGTACCGCGCCGCCGAGTCCGGCCGGCTGGACCTGGACGCACCGATCCCGGTGCACAACGTGTTCGACTCCGCGCTGGCCGGCGCACCCCGCTACGCCAACGACCGGGACTACGACAACGACGAGGCGGTCTGGGCCCGCGTCGGCGGCACCGCGCCGCTGCGCTGGCTCGCGGAACGGATGATCATCCGATCCAGCAACCTGGCCACCAACATCGTCATCGGCCACGTCGGGCTGCCAGCGGTGGCCGAGGCGTGGGCGCTGGCCGGGGCGCGACACAGCGTCACCGGCCGGGGCATCGAGGACTACGCGGCCCGGGACGCCGGCATCGACAACCTCGTCACCGCCGCCGACCTGGCCGCCCTGCTCGGTGAACTGGCCCTCGGCGCGCGCCGCTCCGGCCCGCTGGCCGCCCCGGCCGGCTGCACGTCCATGCTGGACGTGCTGTTCGCCCAGGAACACCGGGAGGACCTCGCCGCCGGACTGCCCGACGGGACCCGGATCGCGCACAAGAACGGCTGGGTACGCGGGATCCGGCACGGCGCCGGGGTGGTCTTCCCGGCCGACGCCCCGCCGTACGCGATCGTCGTCTGCACCACCACCGACCTGGCCGACGGCGGCCCGAGCGGCGAGGAGACCGAGGACGACGCCTGCCGCCTGATCGCGAACATCTCCGCCCAGGTGTGGGCCTCCCGGCACGAGCTGGCCGACTGA
- a CDS encoding tyrosine-protein phosphatase yields the protein MAARDWELVGAPNARDLGGLPTADGRRVRPGRLIRTAALGRLTDDDLPVLGKLAPACVVDLRHGTEQAVAPSDRLVGEPRVVHLPVYDPAHPVFTYVSAVLLGHDLDAYEELAREGMPAAMAAIYRWFVTGESARAGFGAAVRLAADGASLPLLFHCSAGKDRTGWLAAVLLTALGVDEAVIRADYLRHNELTESLREVLLVAMTRQRPDLDPAVARPLLEVRPEYLDAAYDEVRRVHGSFGAYLRDGLGVTDGMVAALRANLLD from the coding sequence ATGGCGGCACGGGACTGGGAACTGGTGGGCGCGCCGAACGCCCGTGACCTGGGCGGCCTGCCCACAGCGGACGGGCGGCGGGTACGCCCGGGCCGGCTGATCCGCACCGCCGCGCTGGGCCGGCTCACCGACGACGACCTGCCGGTGCTGGGCAAGCTGGCGCCGGCCTGTGTGGTGGACCTGCGGCACGGCACCGAGCAGGCGGTCGCGCCGTCGGACCGGCTGGTCGGGGAGCCGCGGGTGGTGCACCTGCCCGTGTACGACCCGGCGCATCCGGTCTTCACGTACGTCTCGGCGGTGCTGCTCGGTCACGACCTGGACGCGTACGAGGAACTGGCCCGGGAGGGGATGCCGGCGGCGATGGCCGCGATCTACCGGTGGTTCGTCACCGGGGAGTCGGCCCGGGCCGGGTTCGGCGCGGCGGTGCGGCTGGCCGCCGACGGGGCGAGCCTGCCGTTGCTGTTCCACTGCTCGGCCGGCAAGGACCGGACCGGCTGGCTGGCGGCGGTGCTGCTCACCGCCCTCGGCGTCGACGAGGCGGTGATCCGGGCCGACTACCTGCGGCACAACGAGTTGACCGAGAGCCTGCGCGAGGTGCTGCTCGTGGCGATGACCCGCCAGCGGCCGGACCTGGATCCGGCGGTCGCGCGGCCGCTGCTGGAGGTGCGGCCGGAGTACCTGGACGCCGCGTACGACGAGGTGCGGCGGGTGCACGGCTCGTTCGGGGCGTACCTGCGGGACGGGTTGGGGGTGACCGACGGGATGGTCGCCGCGCTGCGCGCGAACCTGTTGGACTGA
- a CDS encoding mandelate racemase/muconate lactonizing enzyme family protein, with product MTIAAVRTHRLSAPLHTPFVTALRRTTTVDTLVVEVVDADGRSGFGEAPQVWQVTGASIAGAEACVRDLLAPALTGRDADDLQARCAEVRRTVVGNESAKAAVDVALHDLAARRLGVPLVRLLGGTALRVPTDVTLAAGDAVDLAAAAKQRRHEGFTVLKLKVGTDARGDLDRVRAVRAAVGPDVRIRLDANQGWTPREAVRVIRGIEDAGLDVELVEQPVHRRDLDGLAWVSDRVDLPILADESVFDVRELVEVIRRRAADMVNVKLAKCGGLHPARTLLDLAAAHGMGTIVGSMMESPVGVGAAASLVAAYGTSAVSDLDAAWWLAWSPVHGGIRYDGASVLLPDAPGLGISHMSEAKVQSRG from the coding sequence ATGACCATCGCCGCGGTACGCACCCATCGGCTTTCCGCCCCCTTACACACCCCGTTCGTCACCGCGCTGCGCCGAACGACCACGGTGGACACCCTGGTCGTCGAGGTGGTCGACGCCGACGGGCGGTCCGGGTTCGGCGAGGCGCCGCAGGTCTGGCAGGTCACCGGAGCGTCCATCGCCGGTGCCGAGGCGTGCGTCCGGGACCTCCTCGCGCCCGCGTTGACCGGGCGGGACGCCGACGACCTCCAGGCCCGCTGCGCCGAGGTACGCCGCACGGTGGTCGGCAACGAGTCCGCCAAGGCGGCCGTCGACGTCGCCCTGCACGACCTGGCCGCGCGCCGGCTCGGCGTACCCCTGGTCCGGCTGCTCGGCGGCACGGCGCTGCGGGTCCCGACGGACGTCACCCTGGCCGCCGGCGACGCGGTGGACCTGGCCGCCGCCGCGAAGCAGCGCCGGCACGAGGGCTTCACCGTGCTCAAGCTGAAGGTGGGCACCGACGCCCGGGGCGACCTCGACCGGGTACGCGCGGTCCGCGCCGCGGTCGGCCCGGACGTCCGCATCCGGCTGGACGCCAACCAGGGCTGGACGCCGCGCGAGGCGGTCCGGGTCATCCGTGGCATCGAGGACGCCGGGCTCGACGTCGAACTGGTCGAGCAGCCGGTGCACCGCCGCGACCTGGACGGTCTCGCCTGGGTCAGCGACCGGGTCGACCTGCCGATCCTCGCCGACGAGTCGGTCTTCGACGTCCGCGAACTGGTCGAGGTGATCCGCCGGCGGGCGGCCGACATGGTGAACGTCAAACTGGCCAAGTGCGGCGGACTGCACCCCGCGCGGACGCTGCTCGACCTGGCCGCCGCCCACGGGATGGGCACCATCGTCGGCTCCATGATGGAGAGCCCGGTGGGCGTGGGCGCCGCAGCCAGCCTGGTCGCCGCGTACGGCACCAGCGCCGTCTCCGACCTGGACGCCGCGTGGTGGCTGGCCTGGTCGCCGGTGCACGGCGGGATCCGGTACGACGGCGCGAGCGTCCTGCTGCCGGACGCGCCCGGCCTCGGCATCTCGCACATGAGTGAAGCTAAGGTTCAGTCCCGCGGTTGA
- a CDS encoding C40 family peptidase — translation MGVDVELQPGREAVVRVPVATLWAAPETVRPVDRPALADPPDIAAWIGGMDRDQQVGDCVLSQLLLGEQVLVTEVRDDGWTHVIALDQPAGKLDWRGYPGWLPTAQLAAAPQAGPSTTPLVVDAMRTALRAAPDGPVALPAVVFGTRLAPAGRPVDGWRPVQVPGRADPLWAPEGDLVPLPAERPEAKEVLAAAERLRDLVYLWGGVSSHGIDCSGLVHLAWRRYAVTLPRDADDQAEATTPLALGEERPGDLYFFARPGRRIHHVGIVSSEPHGEVRRMLHACYLQRRVVEERLPPDREATLVGAHRV, via the coding sequence ATGGGGGTGGACGTGGAGCTGCAACCCGGCCGCGAGGCCGTCGTCCGGGTCCCGGTGGCGACCCTCTGGGCCGCCCCGGAGACGGTCCGCCCCGTCGACCGCCCCGCCCTGGCCGACCCGCCGGACATCGCCGCCTGGATCGGCGGCATGGACCGCGACCAGCAGGTCGGCGACTGCGTGCTCAGCCAACTGCTGCTCGGCGAACAGGTGCTCGTCACCGAGGTGCGCGACGACGGCTGGACGCACGTGATCGCCCTGGACCAGCCGGCCGGCAAGCTCGACTGGCGCGGCTACCCCGGCTGGCTGCCCACCGCCCAGCTCGCCGCCGCGCCGCAGGCCGGCCCGTCGACCACCCCGCTGGTGGTCGACGCCATGCGCACCGCGCTGCGGGCCGCCCCGGACGGTCCGGTGGCGCTGCCCGCCGTGGTCTTCGGCACCCGGCTCGCCCCGGCCGGCCGGCCCGTCGACGGGTGGCGGCCGGTCCAGGTGCCCGGCCGGGCCGACCCGCTCTGGGCCCCCGAGGGCGACCTCGTACCGCTGCCGGCCGAACGGCCGGAGGCCAAGGAGGTGCTCGCCGCCGCCGAGCGGCTGCGCGACCTGGTCTACCTCTGGGGCGGCGTCTCCAGCCACGGGATCGACTGCTCCGGGCTGGTGCACCTGGCCTGGCGGCGGTACGCGGTGACGCTGCCCCGCGACGCCGACGACCAGGCCGAGGCGACCACTCCCCTGGCGCTGGGTGAGGAACGCCCCGGCGACCTCTACTTCTTCGCCCGCCCGGGTCGTCGGATCCACCACGTCGGCATCGTCAGCAGCGAGCCGCACGGGGAGGTCCGGCGGATGTTGCACGCCTGCTATCTCCAGCGCCGGGTGGTGGAAGAGCGGCTTCCCCCCGACCGGGAGGCGACGCTGGTCGGCGCCCACCGCGTCTGA
- a CDS encoding TerC family protein — protein sequence MNVSAWVWAGTLVALTAVLLADLFIIGRRPHEPSVRESSLWVTFYVGLALLFGGGLWLTAGPSIAGQFYTGWLTEYSLSVDNLFVFVIIMGRFAVPRPYQQKVLLIGILLALVMRGGFIAAGAALLAQFSWVFYLFGGFLIYTAINLARQGEPVDDEFSENVLIRWSRKALPLSRNFDGARLTTRENGRRLFTPMLIVMIAIGTTDLIFALDSIPAIFGITQEAYLVFTANVFALMGLRQLYFLLGGLLDRLIYLSYGLSVVLGFIGVKLMLEALAENNLPFVNDGKPVAWAPHIPIWLSLAVILGTLSIATAASLFKSARDRRRELARARR from the coding sequence TTGAACGTGTCCGCATGGGTGTGGGCGGGGACCCTCGTCGCGTTGACCGCAGTCCTGCTCGCCGACCTCTTCATCATCGGTCGGCGTCCGCACGAGCCCAGCGTCCGTGAGTCGAGCCTCTGGGTCACCTTCTACGTCGGGCTGGCCCTGCTCTTCGGCGGCGGGCTCTGGCTCACCGCCGGGCCCAGCATCGCCGGCCAGTTCTACACCGGCTGGCTCACCGAGTACAGCCTGTCGGTGGACAACCTCTTCGTCTTCGTGATCATCATGGGCCGCTTCGCGGTGCCCCGGCCGTACCAGCAGAAGGTGCTGCTCATCGGCATCCTGCTCGCGTTGGTCATGCGGGGTGGCTTCATCGCCGCCGGCGCCGCCCTGCTCGCCCAGTTCTCCTGGGTCTTCTACCTCTTCGGCGGGTTCCTGATCTACACCGCGATCAACCTGGCCCGGCAGGGCGAGCCGGTCGACGACGAGTTCAGCGAGAACGTGCTGATCCGGTGGAGCCGCAAGGCGCTGCCGCTGTCCCGGAACTTCGACGGCGCGCGGCTGACCACCCGCGAGAACGGGCGGCGGCTGTTCACCCCGATGCTGATCGTGATGATCGCCATCGGCACCACCGACCTGATCTTCGCCCTCGACTCGATTCCGGCGATCTTCGGCATCACCCAGGAGGCGTACCTGGTCTTCACCGCGAACGTGTTCGCGCTGATGGGGCTCCGGCAGCTCTACTTCCTGCTCGGCGGGCTGCTGGACCGGCTGATCTACCTCAGCTACGGACTCTCCGTGGTGCTCGGCTTCATCGGCGTGAAGCTGATGTTGGAGGCCCTGGCCGAGAACAACCTGCCGTTCGTCAACGACGGTAAGCCGGTGGCCTGGGCGCCGCACATCCCGATCTGGCTCTCGCTGGCCGTCATCCTCGGCACGCTGTCGATCGCCACCGCGGCGAGCCTGTTCAAGTCGGCCCGGGACCGGCGCCGCGAGCTGGCCCGAGCCCGGCGCTGA
- a CDS encoding antibiotic biosynthesis monooxygenase family protein — translation MVLEVALIDVTPGHEDAFAAAYAQAYPILSGTDGCRSVRMTRGVESPSRFVLLVEWDSVEAHDVNFRQSERFQQWRGLIGPHFANPPLVEHFVDVPA, via the coding sequence ATGGTTCTTGAGGTCGCGCTGATCGACGTGACGCCCGGACATGAGGACGCCTTCGCCGCCGCGTACGCGCAGGCGTACCCGATCCTCAGCGGCACCGACGGCTGCCGCTCGGTGCGGATGACCCGGGGCGTGGAGTCACCGTCCCGGTTCGTGCTGCTGGTCGAGTGGGACTCGGTCGAGGCGCACGACGTCAACTTCCGGCAGAGCGAGCGGTTCCAGCAGTGGCGGGGGCTGATCGGCCCGCACTTCGCCAACCCGCCGCTGGTCGAGCACTTCGTCGACGTGCCGGCCTGA
- a CDS encoding SDR family oxidoreductase — protein sequence MDRVALVTGVSRRIGIGAAVARALAADGWRLLLTGLPGYDDAQPYGGDPDGVPALLAELGGDVPYLPVDLLDPSAPAELVAETVRRHGRLDAVVAVHAYSTSTPLGGLDAAEIDRHLLVNVRATLLLAEAFSAAYVGGDGGRLVLFSSGQRLGPMPDELAYAASKAAVENLVVQLSPLLMAKGITVNCVNPGPTDTGYADPERLAGVARRFPGGHWGTPEDAARLVRFLCSPDAGWITGQVIDSEGGFQRHG from the coding sequence ATGGATCGGGTGGCCCTGGTGACCGGCGTCAGCCGGCGGATCGGCATCGGCGCGGCGGTGGCCCGCGCCCTCGCGGCGGACGGGTGGCGGCTGCTGCTGACCGGCCTGCCCGGTTACGACGACGCCCAGCCGTACGGCGGCGACCCGGACGGGGTGCCGGCGCTGCTGGCCGAACTCGGCGGCGACGTGCCCTACCTGCCGGTCGACCTGCTGGACCCGTCCGCTCCGGCCGAACTGGTCGCCGAGACGGTACGCCGGCACGGGCGCCTGGACGCGGTGGTGGCGGTGCACGCCTACTCCACCTCGACCCCGCTGGGCGGGCTCGACGCCGCCGAGATCGACCGGCACCTGCTGGTCAACGTCCGGGCGACGCTGCTGCTCGCGGAGGCGTTCTCGGCCGCCTACGTAGGCGGGGACGGTGGCCGGCTGGTGCTCTTCTCCAGCGGCCAGCGGCTCGGCCCGATGCCGGACGAGCTGGCGTACGCGGCCAGCAAGGCCGCCGTGGAGAACCTCGTGGTCCAGCTCTCCCCACTGCTGATGGCCAAGGGCATCACGGTCAACTGCGTCAACCCCGGGCCGACCGACACCGGCTACGCCGACCCGGAGCGGCTGGCCGGGGTGGCCCGCCGCTTCCCCGGCGGCCACTGGGGCACGCCGGAGGACGCCGCCCGGCTGGTCCGTTTCCTCTGCTCGCCCGACGCCGGCTGGATCACCGGTCAGGTCATCGACTCCGAGGGCGGCTTCCAGCGGCACGGCTGA
- a CDS encoding DUF5753 domain-containing protein: MPLSTSPVVRRARLGAELRRLRRRQALTLEQVCGRLGWASTSKLSRIELGQSRPDLADVLDLLDVYEVPPGQRDELIVIARDAATGRGWSRALGEMGERQRAYAELEAGAARIVEYQPAVVPGLLQTPAYARLRVAAGALLHDDVDVEADVRGRAVRQEALRRSDPPHYIALLDERVCEPGGVPADAWRDQLRHLVALADRPHVTIRLLSRDAVPHGGVHPLTAFSYYAYPDPADPRTVLVETLTTDLRLVAEADVARYERLVEWLLAAALPAEETAELLARRLGSALVPRPREPRDPPLPEPRDAAVSEPH; the protein is encoded by the coding sequence ATGCCGTTGTCAACAAGTCCTGTCGTCCGGCGAGCGCGGCTCGGCGCGGAGCTGCGCCGGCTGCGACGCCGGCAGGCGCTCACCCTGGAGCAGGTCTGTGGCCGGCTCGGCTGGGCGTCCACGTCCAAGCTGTCCCGCATCGAGCTGGGTCAGAGCCGGCCGGACCTGGCCGACGTGCTCGACCTGCTCGACGTCTACGAGGTGCCGCCCGGCCAGCGGGACGAGTTGATCGTCATTGCCCGGGACGCCGCCACCGGTCGGGGCTGGTCCCGGGCGCTGGGCGAGATGGGGGAGCGGCAACGGGCGTACGCGGAGTTGGAGGCGGGCGCCGCCCGGATCGTCGAATACCAACCCGCGGTCGTGCCCGGGCTGCTCCAGACCCCGGCGTACGCCCGGCTGCGGGTCGCCGCCGGGGCGCTGCTGCACGATGACGTGGACGTGGAGGCCGACGTACGGGGCCGCGCGGTGCGTCAGGAGGCACTGCGCCGGTCTGACCCGCCCCACTACATCGCCCTGCTCGACGAGCGGGTATGCGAGCCGGGCGGTGTGCCGGCCGACGCCTGGCGGGACCAGTTGCGGCACCTGGTCGCCCTGGCCGACCGGCCGCACGTCACGATCCGGCTGCTGTCGCGGGACGCCGTCCCGCACGGGGGTGTCCACCCGCTGACCGCCTTCTCCTACTACGCGTACCCGGATCCGGCCGATCCCCGGACGGTGCTGGTGGAGACCCTCACCACCGACCTGCGGCTGGTCGCCGAGGCCGACGTCGCCCGGTACGAGCGGCTGGTCGAGTGGCTGCTGGCGGCGGCGCTGCCGGCGGAGGAGACGGCGGAGCTGCTGGCGCGCCGGCTCGGGTCGGCACTCGTGCCCCGCCCGCGCGAGCCGCGTGACCCTCCGCTCCCCGAGCCGCGCGACGCTGCGGTTTCCGAGCCGCACTGA
- the uvrB gene encoding excinuclease ABC subunit UvrB, producing MALDIPRLEGRFQVVSEFQPAGDQPAAIDELERRVRRGDRNTVLLGATGTGKSATTAWLVERLQRPTLVLAPNKTLAAQLAKEFGELLPRNAVEYFVSYYDYYQPEAYIPQTDTYIEKDSSINEEVERLRHSATMSLLTRRDVIVVATVSAIYGLGTPEEYLDRAVRVAVGQELDRDQLLRRLVDIQYTRNDMAFQRGTFRVRGDTLEVIPAYEELAVRIELFGDEIEKLYYLNPLTGDVVREVDQLMIFPATHYAAGPERMERAIRDIETELGERLAELERQGKLLEAQRLRMRTTYDIEMMRQVGFCSGIENYSMHIDGRLPGSPPHCLLDYFPDDFLTVVDESHVTIPQIGGMYEGDASRKRMLIDHGFRLPSAADNRPLRFDEYLERVGQMVFLSATPGPWELEQAQGEFVEQVIRPTGLVDPEVVVKPTKGQIDDLMHEIKLRTERDERVLVTTLTKKMAEDLSDYLLENGIRVRYLHSEVDTLRRVELLRELRKGDYDVLVGINLLREGLDLPEVSLVAILDADKEGFLRSGRSLIQTIGRAARNVSGQVHMYADKITPSMADAIDETNRRRAKQIAHNEAHGISPEPLRKKIHDILDDIYREAEDTENTRVGGAARQLSRGKAPVKETRSRGRGGAATPSREGMARADLANLIQELNEQMLAAARELQFELAARIRDEIADLKKELRGMDVAGVK from the coding sequence ATGGCGCTCGACATTCCCCGGCTCGAAGGCCGCTTCCAGGTCGTCAGCGAGTTCCAGCCGGCCGGTGACCAGCCGGCAGCCATCGACGAGCTGGAGCGTCGCGTGCGGCGTGGCGACCGTAACACGGTGCTGCTCGGCGCGACCGGCACCGGCAAGAGCGCCACCACGGCGTGGCTGGTCGAGCGGTTGCAGCGGCCGACCCTGGTGCTCGCGCCCAACAAGACCCTCGCCGCCCAGCTCGCCAAGGAGTTCGGCGAGCTGCTCCCGCGCAACGCGGTGGAGTATTTCGTCTCGTACTACGACTACTACCAGCCCGAGGCGTACATTCCGCAGACCGACACCTACATCGAGAAGGATTCCTCGATCAACGAGGAGGTCGAGCGGCTGCGGCACTCGGCGACCATGTCGCTGCTCACCCGGCGCGACGTCATCGTGGTGGCGACCGTCTCGGCGATCTACGGCCTGGGCACCCCGGAGGAATACCTGGACCGCGCGGTCCGGGTCGCGGTCGGCCAGGAGCTCGACCGTGACCAGCTGCTGCGCCGGCTGGTCGACATCCAGTACACCCGTAACGACATGGCGTTCCAGCGGGGCACCTTCCGGGTCCGGGGCGACACGCTGGAGGTCATCCCGGCGTACGAGGAGCTGGCCGTCCGGATCGAGCTCTTCGGTGACGAGATCGAGAAGCTCTACTACCTCAACCCGCTCACCGGCGACGTGGTCCGCGAGGTCGACCAGTTGATGATCTTCCCGGCCACGCACTACGCGGCCGGCCCGGAGCGGATGGAGCGGGCGATCCGCGACATCGAGACCGAGCTGGGCGAGCGGCTGGCCGAGCTGGAGCGGCAGGGCAAGCTGCTGGAGGCGCAGCGGCTGCGGATGCGCACCACGTACGACATCGAGATGATGCGGCAGGTCGGTTTCTGCTCCGGCATCGAGAACTACTCCATGCACATCGACGGCCGGCTGCCCGGCAGCCCGCCGCACTGCCTGCTCGACTACTTCCCCGACGACTTCCTCACCGTGGTCGACGAGTCGCACGTGACGATCCCGCAGATCGGCGGCATGTACGAGGGCGACGCCTCCCGCAAGCGAATGCTGATCGACCACGGCTTCCGGCTGCCCAGCGCGGCCGACAACCGGCCGCTGCGCTTCGACGAATACCTGGAGCGGGTCGGCCAGATGGTCTTCCTCTCCGCCACCCCCGGCCCGTGGGAGCTGGAACAGGCCCAGGGCGAGTTCGTCGAGCAGGTGATCCGTCCCACCGGCCTGGTCGACCCCGAGGTCGTCGTGAAGCCCACCAAGGGGCAGATCGACGACCTGATGCACGAGATCAAGCTGCGTACCGAGCGGGACGAGCGGGTGCTGGTCACCACCCTGACGAAGAAGATGGCCGAGGACCTGTCGGACTACCTCCTGGAGAACGGCATCCGGGTGCGCTACCTGCACTCCGAGGTCGACACGCTGCGTCGGGTGGAGCTGCTGCGCGAGCTGCGCAAGGGCGACTATGACGTGCTGGTCGGCATCAACCTGCTGCGGGAGGGTCTCGACCTGCCCGAGGTCTCCCTGGTGGCCATCCTCGACGCCGACAAGGAGGGTTTCCTGCGCAGCGGCCGGTCGCTGATCCAGACCATCGGTCGGGCCGCGCGTAACGTCTCCGGCCAGGTCCACATGTACGCCGACAAGATCACGCCGTCGATGGCGGACGCGATCGACGAGACCAACCGGCGTCGGGCCAAGCAGATCGCGCACAACGAGGCGCACGGGATCAGCCCGGAGCCGCTGCGCAAGAAGATCCACGACATCCTGGACGACATCTACCGCGAGGCGGAGGACACCGAGAACACCCGGGTCGGCGGGGCCGCCCGCCAGTTGTCCCGCGGCAAGGCCCCGGTCAAGGAGACCCGCAGCCGCGGCCGGGGTGGCGCCGCCACGCCGTCGCGGGAGGGGATGGCCCGGGCCGACCTGGCCAACCTCATCCAGGAGCTCAACGAGCAGATGCTCGCCGCCGCGCGGGAACTGCAGTTCGAGCTGGCGGCCCGGATCCGGGACGAGATCGCCGACCTCAAGAAGGAACTGCGCGGGATGGACGTCGCCGGCGTGAAGTGA
- the coaE gene encoding dephospho-CoA kinase, giving the protein MLMVGLTGGIGSGKSAVASRLAGLGAVVIDSDRIAREVVAPGSEGLAEIVAAFSDRVLDSHGALDRAALGSVVFADQAARRRLEAITHPRVRARTVELTAAAPVDAIVVNDVPLLVEVGLAPTYHLVLVVRTAMRTRVERLARDRGMDRAEAERRIAAQADDARRDAAADVLLTNDGTRDELHAAVDALWRDRLVPYERNVRERRAVRPERLVLTDPDPTWPRQYARLAARIRHAVGSDLRVDHIGSTAVPGLAAKDVIDIQLSVPSLAEADGPLAQRLADAGFPRLPGDWWDNPRPPGGGRWEKRLHGSADPARPVHLHLREAGSPGWRYALLTRDHLRADADQRAAYLRLKRELAASSQDVDTYCARKEPWFDEEHLRAEEWAARTGWRP; this is encoded by the coding sequence GTGCTGATGGTGGGACTGACCGGGGGCATCGGGTCCGGCAAGAGCGCGGTGGCTAGCCGGCTGGCCGGGCTCGGCGCGGTGGTCATCGACTCGGACCGGATCGCCCGCGAGGTGGTCGCCCCGGGCAGCGAAGGGCTGGCCGAGATCGTCGCCGCCTTCTCCGACCGGGTGCTCGATTCGCACGGTGCCCTCGACCGGGCGGCGTTGGGCTCCGTCGTCTTCGCCGACCAGGCGGCCCGCCGCCGGTTGGAGGCGATCACCCATCCCCGGGTCCGGGCGCGGACCGTGGAGCTGACCGCCGCCGCGCCCGTGGACGCGATCGTGGTCAACGACGTGCCGCTGCTGGTCGAGGTGGGGCTCGCGCCGACGTACCACCTGGTGCTCGTGGTGCGGACGGCGATGCGTACCCGGGTGGAGCGGCTGGCGCGCGACCGCGGCATGGACCGCGCGGAGGCCGAGCGGCGGATCGCCGCGCAGGCCGACGACGCCCGCCGGGACGCGGCCGCCGACGTGCTGCTCACCAACGACGGCACGCGGGACGAACTGCACGCGGCGGTGGACGCGCTCTGGCGCGACCGCCTGGTGCCCTACGAACGCAACGTCCGCGAGCGCCGCGCGGTCCGGCCGGAGCGGCTGGTGCTCACCGACCCCGACCCGACCTGGCCCCGGCAGTACGCCCGGCTGGCCGCCCGGATCCGGCACGCGGTCGGCTCCGACCTGCGCGTGGACCACATCGGTTCCACCGCCGTACCCGGGCTGGCCGCGAAGGACGTCATCGACATCCAGCTCAGCGTGCCGTCGCTGGCGGAGGCGGACGGCCCGCTCGCCCAGCGGCTCGCCGACGCCGGGTTCCCGCGACTGCCCGGCGACTGGTGGGACAACCCGCGCCCGCCGGGCGGCGGCCGGTGGGAGAAACGGTTGCACGGCAGCGCCGATCCGGCCCGCCCGGTGCACCTGCACCTGCGGGAGGCCGGCTCGCCCGGCTGGCGGTACGCGCTGCTCACGCGTGACCACCTGCGCGCCGACGCGGATCAGCGGGCCGCGTACCTGCGGCTCAAGCGGGAACTGGCGGCCTCCAGCCAGGACGTCGACACGTACTGCGCCCGCAAGGAACCCTGGTTCGACGAGGAACACCTGCGCGCGGAGGAGTGGGCCGCACGGACCGGCTGGCGGCCCTGA